The DNA sequence TCCGGTTCGACGGCCGCAATGTGACCGGTGTTCCGCCGCAGGAGCGGGAAATCGGTTTTGTGTTCCAGCACTATGCGTTGTTCCGCCACATGACGGTGTTCGACAATATCGCGTTCGGGCTTGAAGTTCGGCGCGTCGCGAAAACGGACGTGCGGAGACGGGTCGCCGAACTGGTTGCGCTGACGGGGCTGGAAGGCTTGGAGCGCAGGCTGCCGCATCAGCTGTCCGGCGGTCAGAAACAGCGGGTCGCGTTTGCACGCGCGCTGGCGCCGGGGCCGAAGCTTTTGTTGTTGGATGAGCCGTTCGCCGCGGTCGACGCCGCCGTGCGAAAAACGCTGCGCGCGTGGCTGAAGGAGACGATCGTGCGCATCGGCGTGACGACGCTGTTTGTGACGCACGATCAGGAAGAAGCGCTGGAACTGGCCGACGAGCTGATGATTATCCGGGACGGGCGTCTGGAACAACAAGGGACGCCGGTCGACGTCTGGCGGAACCCGCAGACGCCGTTCGTCGCCGGTTTCGTCGGCGAAGCGGTCCGGCTGGACGGTGCCGGATGGGCCGCTTTGCCCGGATTTGCGGCATGGAAAGACGAAGGGGATTACGCACTCGTGCGGCCGGAATTTGTCGATATTATGCCGTTTGGCGGCGCGGAGGCCGACAGCGGCGGCGATCGGGCTGCGGAGTCGGGCGCGGAATCGGGCGTCGTCCGGAAAATCCGGTTTTGCGGGGACCGATGGAGGCTGGACGTCGAAGTCGGCGGTATGTTGTTGCCGGGCTATCTGTCGTCGGAAGTCGAGGCGCCGAGCCTCGGCAGCATCGTCGGCGTGCGCGTGCGTCGGCTGTTCGTCTGCCGCGGCGACCGCGTCGTCGTTGCGAACCGGGTGCCGCCGGCAGATCAGCAGGCCGGGAGGCAGACCGGGGGGAGTTCGCCGGACGCTTCGCCGCGGCAAGCGTTCGAATTCGAGAGGGCTTCCGTCACTGCGGCGTCGGTTCGCCGCATTCGTTGAGAAACTCCGGGCAGTCGCCCCGGTATGCTTCATGCCTGTCGATTAACCGCCGGACGAGTTCGGCAGCCTCGTCTGGTGACTTCGTACTTCATTAAAAAATTGTCCTGAATGTTATATCCTTGATGTCTCGACATATAAAGTTTTTAATAATGTTAAGATATAAATTATAAAATTTCCTGAATCCGTGAGCTTGTCGGCTTTAGTCTGTCTTGCATCTTTCACCTTACAAGTGAAAAATGCAAATAAACGGAACTGCTGGGCGGGCGGACGGTGAAGTATGCCCGGTTCGACAAGGGATTCGGCGGCGAAGAGTTCTACCGCCTGTGGGAGAGCAAAGGGATCGGTTACGTGGGCAAGCTGTGATCCGCAAACTGCTGGCTTATAACCTCTATGAGCGGTTCAAGCGGGACTGTTGTGAGCCTGTTCATCATGGCTACACGATCGTCAGGTTTCCGCTGGAGATTTTCCAATGTACGGCGACGATCGTCCGGCACAGCAGCAAGCTCGTCCTGAAACTGGCTTGTGACTTTCCGTATCGCCATGCGCGGCAACGAATCGAAGCGCGGCTTGCGTTGATGTCCGGTTAGAGAATTACAAAATTTTACATTACATAACCCTCTTCCCTTATCCCCTGTCACTTTATCATAACAACGGGCTTTCAAAATTTTGGCTGAAGTCTATCAAACTTGCCGACAAAATCAACGTGAATTCTTCCTGCTCTCCCGGCCCAATTTCCCTTGTGTCACGCAACGGATCCGGAGGCGTATTTTCTCCCGTTTCACCTTTCCGTGTTTGGTTCTTCCGTTACGAATCAGACGAAGAAAATGACGAATCGGCGTCGCGAATCCGTCATGAAAGATGGCCGGCGTTTGTCCCGCGTCTTTTGCGTACAAAATATTGGTAAATCCCAAACGTACTTTCAGGGAGGATGCGACCATTGCCGGAAAAACGGGACAAGCGCAAAGACGATCACCGCCAGCCGCAGGACGGGAAGCATGACAGTTCCTCGGCAGGCGCAGGTTTACGGGGCGGCGTGGACGGCGCCGGAATCCGCACATATCGAACCACCGGAACCACCGACAAACGGCAAAAAAACCGCGTCCTCCGCACCTCCCAGGATTACGCCCGGTTACGATTACATCTGGGGCAGCGACCAGGATGAGTTGTGGGAAGATCCTGACAGCCTGACCGACCCGGACGACCTGTACCCGAACGACGGGCGATAAGCTTGCAAGACTGCAGGCCCGTTGGGGAACGTACGACCGCCAATGCCGGAATCCGCCGGCACTTGCATGGCATATTGACCATCCGAACCGTTCGGATCCGTCGCGTGAACAGCCGGACCATCAATTCCTAAACGCCCAAACCTGTACGGCGACAGTATCTGTTAATCTGCCTGCGCTCCTGAAACCGCTAGCGCCCCGCCACCGCCGCCGTTTCCTCCCCGCCCGCAAATCCGTCCCGGGGAGCGTCAGCCTGCGGCGCATCGTTCGCCAGCGCGTACGGCAGGCAAAGCGGGAGGCCCGTGCGCGGGTCCGGCACGATGTCCGCCTCGATGCCGAATACCTCGCGAAGCATTTCCGGCGTCATCACGTCCGCCGGCGCGCCTTCGCCGTAAACGGTGCCGCCTTTGATCGCCACCATGTGATGGGCGTAACGGGAAGCGTGATTCAGATCGTGAAGCACCATCACGACCGTCCGGCCTTCCTCCCGGTTCAGCCGCTGCAAAAGCTGCAGCACTTCCAGCTGATGCGCCATGTCCAGATAAGTGGTCGGCTCGTCCAGAAACAGCATCGGCGTCTGCTGGGCCAGCGCCATGGCGATCCAGGCCCGCTGTCGCTGGCCGCCGGAAAGCTGATCGACCGGGCGTTCCGCATGCGGCTCCATGCCGGTCACGCGAAGCGCCCAACGCACGACTTCCTGGTCTTCCTTCGTCAGGCCGCCGAAGCCGCCCTGGTGCGGGAAACGGCCGTAGGCGACCAGTTCGCTCACGGTCAGCCCGTCCGGCGCCGTCGGGTTTTGCGGCAAAATGGCGAGCTGCCGGGCCACCGTTCTCGTCGGCAGTTTGTGAATCGCCTTGCCGTCGAGCAACACGCTGCCGGCCTTCGGTTTCAGGATTCGCGCCATCGCTTTCAGAATGGTCGATTTGCCCGATCCGTTCGCTCCCACGAGCGCCGTAATCCGGCCGGGTAGCACGGACAGGTTCAGATTCCGCACGACGACGTCGTCGGCATAGCCGACCTCCAGCTCACGGGTGCGCAAGTCCATCTCGCAACGCCTCACTTTTTCAGGAGCAAATAGACAAAATACGGCGCGCCGATCAGTGACACCATAATTCCGGCGGGAATGCCGTCCGCCAGATTGCGGCCAACGATATCGGCCGCGACCAGCAGCCAGCCTCCGACCAGAACGGCCAGCGGCAACATCAACCCATACCTTGGGCCCACCAGCGCCCTGGCGATATGCGGCGCCATTAGGCCGATGAAGGAGATGCCGCCGGTGACCGCCACCGCGGAAGCGGCGAGTCCGACCGCGGCCAGCAGCAGAAGCAGGCGCTCCCGCTCCACCGGCACGCCCGCTCCGGTCGCGGCGACGTCGCCCAGTCCAAGCATGTCGAGGCTGCGCGTCTTCAGCAGGGCGACGGGGACCAGGACCAACAGCCACGGAAGCAGCGCCCATACAAAAGGCCAGTCCGTGCCCCAGACGCTTCCGGTCAGCCATCGCGCGATAAAATCGACCTGGAAGGGGTCCGCGGACGTGATCAGCACCACCATCGTCCCCGACAGCGCCAGGGAAAATCCGACCCCCACGAGCACCAGCCGGATCGGTTGTATGCCCGTTCCCCGGCGAGAAGCGAACAGATAAATCAGCGCCGCCGTAAGGCACGCGCCGAAAAACGCGACCAGCGGCAGCACGTAAACGAACGAATCCGCCTGTGCGGGGAAAAACAGAAAATAGAGGGCGACGCCCACCCCAGCGCCGGCGTTGATGCCGACGATCCCCGGATCGGCCAGATTGTTCCGCATCAGACCTTGCAGCAGCGCGCCCGACAGAGCCAGGGCCATGCCCGCTAGCAGCGTGACCGCAAGGCGCGGCAGCCGGATCGAATACAACACGAACTGTTCCTTGGCCGTCCCCTTGCCAAGCAGAACGGGAAGCAACCGGTCAAACGACAACGACGCGTACCCCCACCCCATTCCGACGACAAAGGTAAGCGCAATAAGTCCCAGCATGATGACGAGCAAAATCCGCTGTCTCCGGACAATCGCCCGTTGTCTCATCGCGGCGCTTTCCCCTCCTTATGCACAACATACAGGAAAAAGGGCAAACCGAGAAGCGCCACGATTGCCGCCATGGGCGTCTCGTAGGGCGCATTGACGGTGCGTCCGAGCGTGTCGGCCAGCAGCATGAATGCCGCCCCCGCGATGACGGACATCGGCAGCACCTGCCGGTAATCGTGTCCCACCAGGGGGCGGACCAGATGAGGGATCATCAGCCCGACAAAAGCCATGTTGCCGGCCAGCGCGACGGAACCGCCGCTCAGCAGGATCACGATGACAAACAACAAGGTTCTCGTCTGAAACCGTTTCTGTCCCAGGCCGACCGCGACTTCCTCGCTCATGCTGAGAACGGTCAGCTGTCTGGCCATCGCCAGGGCGGCCAGCGTGCAGACGAAGACGATCGGCGCGAGGATCTGTAGCTGGGTCCAGGTGGTGCCGATCAGGCCGCCCGCCGTCCACATGGAAACTTCTTTGGAAATTTTGAACAAAAGGCTGACGCCTTCCGCGACCGCCTGCAGGAACGTGCTGACGGCAGCACCCGTGAGCACGACCCGCAGCGGGGATAGACGGCCTCCTCCGAACGCGCCGAGTGCGACCACCAGCACGGCGCCGAGCGCCGCCCCGGCGAAACAGACAAACGTCGTGCCCAAAAATCCGATGCCGGGTAGCAGTGCGAAAGCGACGGCCAGCGCCACGTTGGCGCCAGCCGTCAGACCGAGCAAACCGGGATCGGCGAGCGGATTTCGCGTCAGTCCCTGCATAATCGCCCCGGACACGCCAAAGGCGGCGCCGACCAGCATGGCGCCGAGTTCGCGCGGCAGGCGAAGCTCGCGAACGATCAGAATGTCTTCTCCCGTCGCCCGAGAGGTCATCGCCAACCAAACGTCCCGAACCGACACGTCCGCCGCGCCGGCGATCATGGAAACGGCGAACATTCCGGCGAGCGCCAGCGTCCCGGCCGCCAGCGCGACGGCAAAGCGGAAAGTCCTGTTTTTCGGAATCATCGGCGATTATTCACCAAGGAAGTTTTTGATGAAAAATTCCAGCTGATATTCCAGCGTGAGCGGATCGTTGAAGTAAAACTCTCTCGCATTGGCTTCAAACACGCGGCCATTTTTGACGGCCGGTATGTTTTTGTACGTCTCCGTTTTCTGGAACGAATTGTCCGCATCCGGATCTTTGCTGATGATCAGGTAGTCGCCCGCAAACTCGGGCAGAACTTCCGGCGAGATGAGGTAGTAACCGTCCTTCAGCGCCGTTTCCCGCACCTTTTCCGGCATCTTCAGTTTCATTTCCTGATACAGGATTTCAGT is a window from the Candidatus Reconcilbacillus cellulovorans genome containing:
- a CDS encoding iron ABC transporter, whose amino-acid sequence is MIPKNRTFRFAVALAAGTLALAGMFAVSMIAGAADVSVRDVWLAMTSRATGEDILIVRELRLPRELGAMLVGAAFGVSGAIMQGLTRNPLADPGLLGLTAGANVALAVAFALLPGIGFLGTTFVCFAGAALGAVLVVALGAFGGGRLSPLRVVLTGAAVSTFLQAVAEGVSLLFKISKEVSMWTAGGLIGTTWTQLQILAPIVFVCTLAALAMARQLTVLSMSEEVAVGLGQKRFQTRTLLFVIVILLSGGSVALAGNMAFVGLMIPHLVRPLVGHDYRQVLPMSVIAGAAFMLLADTLGRTVNAPYETPMAAIVALLGLPFFLYVVHKEGKAPR
- a CDS encoding iron ABC transporter permease; its protein translation is MRQRAIVRRQRILLVIMLGLIALTFVVGMGWGYASLSFDRLLPVLLGKGTAKEQFVLYSIRLPRLAVTLLAGMALALSGALLQGLMRNNLADPGIVGINAGAGVGVALYFLFFPAQADSFVYVLPLVAFFGACLTAALIYLFASRRGTGIQPIRLVLVGVGFSLALSGTMVVLITSADPFQVDFIARWLTGSVWGTDWPFVWALLPWLLVLVPVALLKTRSLDMLGLGDVAATGAGVPVERERLLLLLAAVGLAASAVAVTGGISFIGLMAPHIARALVGPRYGLMLPLAVLVGGWLLVAADIVGRNLADGIPAGIMVSLIGAPYFVYLLLKK